The following are from one region of the Pocillopora verrucosa isolate sample1 chromosome 3, ASM3666991v2, whole genome shotgun sequence genome:
- the LOC131777393 gene encoding uncharacterized protein produces the protein MAESDLDLSKSYGTLRHEPQPYVPSNPIHENDIERLLSVESEEMEGTWSRVKKTKDAEVWRREANEEGFPPITKAVLRLEDVPFKTAVKLMTDWKLRQEWDKTASVVDVLDRIGNFKVVYNRLKMPLFCTKRDVVLASLERYDSDQHCYILALRSTEHPLMKDSVKSNFVRAETILSGTIIRPVDDGSTSSTVTVITQMKLMGSAPQFIKNSYLACSPVKRMQLMRKFYLKCQTDADLNLSLSGSEKDIKMSPFISTRKTKSSTGSINFVTDD, from the exons ATCTTTCAAAATCTTATGGTACTCTGCGTCATGAACCTCAGCCTTATGTGCCATCAAATCCAATCCACGAGAATGACATTGAAAGGTTACTGTCAGTGGAAAGTGAAGAAATGGAAGGCACATGGTCACGCGTGAAAAAAACTAAAGATGCAGAAGTCTGGAGAAGGGAAGCAAATGAAGAAGGTTTTCCCCCAATTACAAAG GCTGTGTTACGTCTAGAAGATGTTCCATTCAAGACAG CTGTGAAATTGATGACAGATTGGAAATTGAGACAAGAATGGGACAAAACTGCATCAGTTGTGGATGTTTTGGACAGAATAGGAAACTTCAAAGTGGTTTACAA CCGTCTGAAGATGCCTCTGTTTTGTACCAAGAGAGATGTTGTACTGGCATCACTGGAGCGTTATGATTCAGACCAACATTGCTATATTCTAGCATTGCGTAGCACAGAACACCCTCTCATGAAAGATTCAGTCAAGTCAAACTTTGTGAG GGCTGAGACCATCCTGTCAGGCACAATAATCCGTCCAGTGGATGATGGTTCAACATCTTCTACTGTCACTGTCATTACACAGATGAAACTCATGGGTTCAGCTCCTCAATTCATCAAGAACAGTTATTTGGCCTGTAGCCCTGTGAAACGAATGCAGCTGATGAGGAAGTTTTATCTGAAATGCCAAACTGATGCAGACTTGAATTTGAGTTTGAGTGGCAGTGAGAAAGACATCAAGATGAGTCCATTTATCAGCACTCGCAAGACCAAGTCATCCACGGGAAGTATTAATTTTGTCACAGACGACTAA